From a single Armatimonadota bacterium genomic region:
- a CDS encoding DUF4149 domain-containing protein, protein LNLTYRGVSWESVLTGRLWQSPFGQMLAWKLGFVLVAILLSAVHDFYLGPASTRLLRDRNPDAQRALTLRRQAAWVGRLNALFVLVVLALAVLLVRGVPR, encoded by the coding sequence TCCTGAACCTGACCTACCGGGGGGTGAGCTGGGAGAGCGTTCTCACGGGAAGGCTCTGGCAGAGCCCCTTCGGGCAGATGCTGGCGTGGAAGCTGGGATTCGTGCTGGTCGCCATCCTGCTGAGTGCGGTGCACGACTTCTACTTAGGACCCGCGAGCACGCGGCTGCTGCGGGATCGGAACCCCGATGCGCAACGAGCCCTGACCTTGCGACGTCAAGCCGCCTGGGTGGGCCGCCTGAATGCCCTGTTCGTCCTCGTGGTTCTGGCTCTCGCGGTGCTGCTGGTGCGGGGGGTTCCACGGTAA
- a CDS encoding DUF488 domain-containing protein: MIRVKRAYDPAEPDDGERYLVDRLWPRGMRREDLRIHGWLREVAPSEALRRWFGHDPAKWEEFKRRYFAELESRPETWRPVVEAASRGNVTLLYSARDPLHNNAVALQEFLEHRQKNSPGDSRS, translated from the coding sequence ATGATCCGGGTAAAGCGCGCCTACGATCCCGCGGAACCCGATGATGGGGAGCGGTACTTGGTGGATCGTCTCTGGCCGAGGGGCATGCGGAGGGAGGATCTCCGGATACACGGGTGGCTTCGGGAGGTGGCTCCCAGCGAGGCCCTGCGACGGTGGTTCGGGCACGACCCGGCGAAGTGGGAGGAGTTCAAGCGGCGATACTTCGCGGAGCTCGAGTCCCGCCCCGAGACCTGGCGGCCAGTGGTGGAGGCCGCCAGCCGGGGAAACGTAACGTTGCTCTACAGTGCCCGGGACCCCCTGCACAACAACGCGGTCGCGCTCCAGGAGTTCTTGGAGCACAGGCAGAAAAACTCTCCAGGGGATTCCAGGAGCTGA